Proteins encoded in a region of the Tachyglossus aculeatus isolate mTacAcu1 chromosome 11, mTacAcu1.pri, whole genome shotgun sequence genome:
- the NLRX1 gene encoding NLR family member X1 encodes MPLLPPPGRAAGTCLPFLLHARISPAALLPTSISGILGRHQGDSAGSTHSPGHHGQLYRSITASDAIQRHRQSLAEWLSRLPREERQFGPTFSLDTTHVDPVIRESSPEELLRPSTEPALESQPPAGGARARTLSLPHLFDPDACGRRVQTVVLYGTVGTGKSTLVRKMVLDWCHGRLPAFELVIPFSCEDLSAPGTAAAAVSLWQLVARKYLHLREVLPLLGTDGPRVLLVLNGLERLNLDFRLASTALCADPEEPADPAGIVVNLLRKYMLPEASILVTTRPSAVGRVPSKYVGRYGEICGFSDTNLQKLYFQLRLNQPDCGPAGSPGFPAGTPAQRESLVQMLSRNLEGHHQITAACFLPSYCWLVCATLHFLHAPAPAGQTLTGIYTSFLRLNFIGETLDSADPSRVTLMRYAARTMGKLAYEGVRARKTYFSEADVRACLEAGVKTEAEFHLVHVFRRDALRFFLAPCVEPGRRRDLVFTVPALQEYLAALYIVLGERKTPLQRLGKELAEAVGRVGEDVSLVLGILSKLLPLRALPLLFNLLKVVPQVMGRLMGRSREALARATVLEMFKEEDYYNDDVLDQMGASILGVEGPRLHPDGPPEDEVFELFPMFVGGLLSGRNRAVLAQLGCPIQTLDAEANARAIKKQLAKQRRGELPPSELFDNLFFHFEFQNQRFSADVLRPLRRLNLAGVRLTPLKCSVVAAVLGSGGQPLDEVNLAACQLDPAGLRTLAPVFLRARRLCLQQNNLGPEACGELRDLLLTDRCQVTTLRLSNNPLTEAGVKLLVEGLAGNQSVTHLSLLHTGLGDGGLQLLAAQLGRNRRLEELNVAHNGAGDAAALALARAAQDHPTLKMLHLYFNELSTEGRRALQEVREPPGGARVVASLMEGASVSEHWAVILSEVQRNLRSWDRGRVRGHLGLLLRDLEDSRAATLNPWRKAKLLRVEGEVKALLESLQDPAT; translated from the exons gCACCTGCCTCCCGTTCCTGCTTCACGCCCGCATCTCGCCCGCAGCCCTGCTGCCCACCTCCATCTCTGG GATTTTGGGCCGCCACCAAGGAGATTCGGCGGGTAGCACGCACTCCCCTGGGCACCATGGGCAGCTGTACCGAAGCATCACAGCATCAg ATGCCATCCAGCGGCACCGCCAGAGCCTGGCAGAGTGGCTCAGCCGGCTGCCCCGGGAGGAGCGCCAGTTCGGGCCGACGTTCTCGCTGGACACGACGCACGTGGACCCGGTGATCCGGGAGAGCTCACCGGAAGAGCTGCTGCGGCCTTCCACAGAACCGGCCCTGGAGAGCCAGCCCCCGGCCGGCGGGGCCCGCGCCCgcaccctctccctgccccacctcttcGACCCCGATGCCTGCGGGCGTCGGGTGCAGACGGTGGTGCTCTACGGCACCGTGGGCACGGGCAAGAGCACGCTCGTCCGCAAGATGGTACTGGACTGGTGCCACGGGCGGCTGCCCGCCTTCGAGCtggtcatccccttctcctgcgAGGATCTCTCGGCCCCgggcaccgccgccgccgccgtctccCTGTGGCAGCTCGTCGCCCGCAAGTATCTCCACCTACGCGAGGTGCTGCCGCTGCTGGGCACGGACGGGCCCCGGGTGCTCCTCGTGCTTAACGGCCTGGAGCGACTCAACCTGGACTTCCGCCTGGCGAGCACCGCCCTGTGCGCCGACCCCGAGGAGCCCGCGGACCCGGCGGGCATCGTCGTCAACCTGCTGCGCAAGTACATGCTGCCCGAG GCCAGCATCCTCGTGACCACCCGGCCCTCCGCCGTCGGCCGGGTGCCCAGCAAGTACGTGGGCCGCTACGGGGAGATCTGCGGCTTCTCCGACACCAACCTGCAGAAGCTGTACTTCCAGCTGCGCCTCAACCAGCCGGACTGCGGGCCCGCGGGCAGCCCGGGCTTCCCCGCGGGCACCCCGGCCCAGCGCGAGAGCCTGGTGCAGATGCTCTCCCGCAACCTGGAAGGGCACCACCAGATCACGGCGGCCTGCTTCCTGCCCTCCTACTGCTGGCTGGTGTGTGCCACCCTCCACTTCCTCCACGCCCCCGCGCCCGCCGGGCAGACGCTGACGGGCATCTACACCAGCTTCCTGCGCCTCAACTTCATCGGGGAGACGCTGGACAGCGCGGACCCCTCGCGGGTGACCCTGATGCGCTACGCCGCCCGCACCATGGGCAAGCTGGCCTACGAGGGCGTGAGGGCCCGCAAGACCTACTTCTCGGAGGCGGACGTGCGGGCCTGCCTGGAGGCCGGGGTGAAGACGGAGGCCGAGTTCCACCTCGTGCACGTCTTCCGCCGCGACGCCCTGCGCTTCTTCCTGGCACCCTGCGTGGAGCCCGGGAGACGCCGGGACCTGGTGTTCACGGTGCCCGCCCTGCAGGAGTACCTGGCGGCCCTGTACATCGTGCTGGGCGAGCGCAAGACCCCGCTGCAGCGCCTGGGCAAGGAGCTGGCCGAGGCCGTGGGCCGGGTCGGCGAGGACGTCAGCCTGGTGCTGGGCATCCTGTCCAAGCTGCTGCCCTTGCGGGCGCTGCCCCTGCTCTTCAACTTACTCAAg GTGGTGCCGCAGGTGATGGGGCGGTTGATGGGACGGAGCCGGGAGGCCCTGGCCCGGGCCACGGTGCTGGAGATGTTCAAGGAGGAGGACTACTACAACGACGACGTCCTGGACCAGATGGGAGCCAGCATCCTCGGGGTGGAGGGCCCCCGGCTGCACCCCGACGGGCCCCCCGAGGACGAGGTCTTCGAGCTGTTCCCGATGTTCGTGGGCGGCCTCCTGTCCGGCCGCAACCGGGCCGTGCTGGCCCAGCTGGGCTGCCCCATCCAGACCCTGGACGCGGAGGCGAACGCCCGGGCCATCAAGAAGCAGCTGGCCAAGCAGCGGCGCGGGGAGCTGCCCCCGTCCGAGCTCTTCGAcaacctcttcttccacttcgaGTTCCAGAACCAGCGCTTCTCCGCCGACGTGCTGCGGCCCCTGCGCCGCCTCAACTTGGCCGGCGTCCGCCTCACCCCGCTCAAGTGCTCCGTGGTGGCggccgtgctgggcagcggcgggcAGCCGCTGGACGAGGTCAACCTGGCCGCCTGCCAGCTGGACCCCGCCGGCCTCCGCACCCTGGCACCAGTCTTCCTGCGCGCCCGTCGGCTCTG TCTGCAGCAGAACAACCTCGGCCCCGAGGCCTGCGGCGAACTCCGTGACCTCCTCCTGACTgacaggtgccaagtcaccaCCCTGCG GCTGTCCAACAACCCGCTGACGGAAGCGGGTGTGAAGTTGTTGGTGGAGGGGCTGGCGGGCAACCAGTCGGTGACCCACCTGTCCCTGCTGCACACGGGGCTGGGCGACGGGGGGCTGCAGCTGCTGGCGGCCCAGTTGGGCCGGAACCGGCGGCTGGAGGAGCTCAACGTGGCCCACAACGGGGCGGGGGACGCcgccgccctggccctggcccgcgCCGCCCAGGACCACCCCACGCTGAAGATGCTGCA cctgtACTTCAACGAGCTGAGCACGGAGGGCCGGCGGGCACTGCAGGAAGtgcgggagccccccgggggggcccGCGTGGTGGCCTCGCTGATGGAGGGGGCCTCCGTGTCGGAGCACTGGGCCGTCATCTTGAGCGAGGTGCAACGAAACCTGCGCAGCTGGGACAGGGGCCGGGTGCGGGGCCACCTGGGCCTGCTGCTGAGAGACCTGGAAGACAGCCGGGCTGCCACCCTCAACCCCTGGCGCAAGGCCAAACTGCTGCGGGTGGAGGGCGAAGTCAAGGCCCTGCTGGAGAGCCTGCAGGACCCGGCCACTTAG